One window from the genome of Salmo salar chromosome ssa25, Ssal_v3.1, whole genome shotgun sequence encodes:
- the LOC106586753 gene encoding cell surface A33 antigen, translating into MILFFILAVFSSARGLQVTIGQPTYEVARGDDVTLVCSFIRAVQSNPSTLVIITWSMEADSPVDPKIVITTFYSINNQVDIKPSYKERAVLTHDITGGQSTLTLSKVSMQENRLWQCRVQIPGDEEGTPSATTELVVLVAPSVPVIRVQGEAEYWNNINLTCVSEEGSPAPTYSWKTNDVRNTPRVFPPRTTDKNGVLSLFNISMETSGFFICTATNQVRSASSNFTLTVMPPSMKIGSTAAIIGGVLAGVLVLGIVIYCCRKKRNKSKQENVQGVPEAVKFHDTPTLKVGAGYRDDIPEDRTEGSIMLHDQYETKGEMEHDDQSVRTDCSDGRKEKSDDNCNNYGDQRDRYGGSRDRLDDQRDRYGGSRDRLDDQRVRYGGSRDRLDDPPVRFSGSRDRLDNPPVRYGGSRDRLDDPPVVRHGGSRDRLDDPPVRYGGSRDRLDDPPVRFSGSRDRLDNPPVRYGGSRDRLDDPPVVRHGGSRDRLDDPPVRYGGSRDRLDDPPVRYGGSRDRLDDPPVVRHGGSRDRLDDPPVVRHGGSRDRLDDQHDRYNDQYDES; encoded by the exons ATGATACTATTTTTCATACTTGCAG TTTTTTCCTCTGCCAGAGGCCTACAGGTGACCATTGGACAACCTACATATGAGGTTGCGCGAGGCGATGATGTCACCCTGGTGTGTAGTTTCATTCGTGCTGTACAATCCAACCCCTCCACGTTGGTTATCATCACATGGTCCATGGAGGCTGATAGCCCTGTTGATCCGAAG ATTGTTATTACCACATTCTACTCTATCAACAATCAAGTGGACATCAAGCCTTCCTATAAGGAGCGAGCAGTGCTGACCCATGACATCACTGGAGGGCAGAGCACCCTGACCCTCAGCAAGGTGTCCATGCAGGAGAACAGGCTGTGGCAGTGCAGGGTGCAGATCCCTGGAGACGAGGAGGGGACGCCTTCCGCCACCACCGAACTAGTGGTTCTTG TGGCTCCCTCTGTGCCCGTCATCAGAGTGCAGGGCGAAGCAGAGTACTGGAACAACATCAACCTGACATGTGTGTCTGAGGAGGGCTCCCCCGCCCCGACCTATAGCTGGAAAACAAACGATGTCAGGAATACTCCCAGAGTATTCCCACCGAGGACCACTGATA AGAATGGTGTTCTATCTCTGTTTAATATCTCCATGGAGACTTCCGGTTTCTTCATCTGCACCGCGACCAACCAGGTCCGCTCTGCCAGCTCAAACTTCACCCTCACTGTCATGCCCC CCTCCATGAAGATCGGGTCCACAGCAGCCATCATTGGAGGGGTCCTAGCTggggtcctggtcctggggatTGTCATATACTGCTGCAGGAAGAAGAGGAACAAATCTAAACAGGAGAATGTTCAAGG agttCCAGAAGCGGTGAAGTTCCATGACACGCCCACACTCAAAGTTGGGGCAGGTTACCGGGACGACATTCCGGAAGACAGGACTGAGGGGAGCATCATGCTGCATGACCAATACGAGACGAAAGGGGAGATGGAGCACGATGACCAAAGTGTTAGAACAGATTGCAGTGATGGCCGTAAGGAGAAGTCTGATGACAACTGCAACAACTATGGAGATCAGCGCGATCGCTATGGTGGCAGCCGCGATCGCCTCGACGACCAGCGCGATCGCTATGGTGGCAGCCGTGATCGCCTTGACGACCAGCGTGTTCGATATGGTGGCAGTCGTGATCGCCTTGACGACCCACCTGTTCGCTTTAGTGGCAGCCGCGATCGCCTTGACAACCCGCCCGTTCGCTATGGTGGCAGTCGTGATCGCCTTGACGACCCGCCTGTTGTTCGCCATGGTGGCAGCCGTGATCGCCTTGACGACCCGCCTGTTCGCTATGGTGGCAGCCGTGATCGCCTTGACGACCCACCTGTTCGCTTTAGTGGCAGCCGCGATCGCCTTGACAACCCGCCCGTTCGCTATGGTGGCAGTCGTGATCGCCTTGACGACCCGCCTGTTGTTCGCCATGGTGGCAGCCGTGATCGCCTTGACGACCCGCCTGTTCGCTATGGTGGCAGCCGTGATCGCCTTGACGACCCGCCTGTTCGCTATGGTGGCAGCCGTGATCGCCTTGACGACCCGCCTGTTGTTCGCCATGGTGGCAGCCGTGATCGCCTCGACGACCCGCCTGTTGTTCGCCATGGTGGCAGCCGTGATCGCCTTGACGACCAGCATGATCGGTACAATGACCAGTACGACGAATCATAA